Proteins from one Primulina huaijiensis isolate GDHJ02 chromosome 18, ASM1229523v2, whole genome shotgun sequence genomic window:
- the LOC140963928 gene encoding uncharacterized protein: protein MTEVGPITWQRFREAFLKQYYPAKLRLKLLSEFENLTQTPDMSVVEYTSKFKSLGTYAPAIMADDILKMHRFKRGLNSLIKSALAVYQPTGFDDLMEAAIRAENDIKRREDENKNKRPLSRQSFQGKQQVKRSNQSSGLFKGTPFSSTTTFSSIKPCPLCNYRHIGECRRNTGACFNCGKMGHRIDNCPEPLKKTTWSNTNATPNKPKENKTNACMFAITQEEADDANDVVAGTIIINKISAYVLFDCGATHSFISKRFTKKLGLIPEILVEPFRIATPTRKTIETHKIHRNCIVYINEHTFNTELIQVNMVEFDVILGMDWLS from the coding sequence ATGACAGAAGTTGGACCAATCACGTGGCAAAGGTTTCGAGAAgcatttttgaaacaatactatccgGCAAAGTTGAGATTAAAATTGTTGAGTGAATTCGAGAATCTTACTCAAACCCCGGATATGTCTGTTGTGGAGTACACTTCTAAATTCAAATCCCTTGGAACTTATGCTCCTGCCATCATGGCAGATGATATTCTGAAGATGCATCGTTTCAAACGTGGTCTGAACAGCCTTATCAAATCAGCTCTGGCAGTTTACCAACCCACAGGTTTTGATGATTTAATGGAAGCAGCCATTAGAGCTGAGAATGATATCAAGCGCCGAgaagatgaaaataaaaataaacgaCCTCTCTCTAGACAATCTTTTCAAGGTAAACAACAAGTTAAAAGGTCAAACCAATCGAGTGGACTATTCAAGGGAACTCCTTTCAGTTCAACTACGACATTCTCAAGCATAAAACCGTGTCCATTATGCAACTACCGACACATTGGAGAATGTCGAAGGAACACTGGTGCTTGCTTCAATTGTGGGAAGATGGGACACCGAATTGATAATTGTCCTGaaccattaaagaaaacgaCATGGTCAAACACTAATGCTACCCCCAACAAGCCAAAAGAGAATAAGACCAATGCTTGTATGTTTGCCATAACTCAAGAAGAGGCAGATGATGCAAACGATGTCGTGGCAGGTACCAttataatcaataaaatttcagcTTATGTGTTGTTTGACTGTGGTGCCACTCATTCATTTATTTCCAAGAGATTCACTAAGAAGTTAGGGCTTATACCAGAGATACTTGTTGAACCTTTTAGAATTGCTACTCCCACCAGGAAAACAATTGAAACACATAAGATACATCGGAACTGCATAGTATATATCAATGAACACACATTCAACACTGAATTGATTCAAGTCAACATGGTGGAGTTCGACGTTAttctgggaatggattggctatcCTAG